The Alphaproteobacteria bacterium genome includes the window TTTTTCTTCCGGCGTCGCAAAGCCGAATAAGGTTAATTGTTCCGCTCGCATGATGGTTTCAACTTGAACTTCACAGGCTTCACCTACTTCAGGTAACTGGGACAGAGTCTGGTTGGAGCAAAACAGTTGATAGCCGACTCCTTGGACATCAATAATAATCGAGTCTTCCAGGCGGGTATCGATGAGGCCTTTAAGTTTTGCAATCATCGGTTTCGACCCCTCTATTTTCTAAAACTATGTTCCCCATTTGGCCCGTGTTTCCCGCATATGGTAATGACAAATGGCGACGGCGAATGCGTCGGCCGCATCGTATCGTACTTTCTCATCTAAGGGAAGGATGTGTTTTATCATTTGGGATATTTGTTCTTTAGAGGCATGGCCCGATCCTACGACGGCTTTTTTGATCTGATTAGGGGCGTATTCTGCCACTGGGAGATTGGCTTGGGCAGGGACCAGGAGGACCACGCCTCTTGCTTGGCCCAGCTTAAGGGTGGAAACGGGATTTTTGTTCACGAAAGTTTCTTCAACAGCAGCTTCGTCCGGATCATAGTCATGTATTACTTTTGTGAGGCCCTCGTGAAGAAAGGAAAGACGCTCGGCCATTGAAAGTGTTGGAGGGGGGGATACGGTTCCATGGGAGACTGGCCGAAGACGATTTCCATCACATTGAATAATGCCCCAGCCTGTTATGCGGAGACCTGGGTCCAGTCCAAGGATGCGCATTAGGAGGTAAGTTCTTTTAGCACATCGTCCGACATTTCATAATTTGCGGAGACAGTTTGGATGTCATCATTGTCTTCTAAAGCGTCAATCAGCTTTAAGAGAGTGCGTGCCGTATCCGCGTCAACTTTTATGGTGTTTTGAGGAACCCAAGAGAGGGCCGCACTTTCCGGATCTCCAAATTTTTGGGCCAAAAAGTCGCGTGTTTTGGCGAATGATTCTTTGGGGCACATTATTTCGTGACTGTCATCGGTAGAATTCACGTCTTCGGCACCCGCCTCAATGGCGGTCTCAAACATTTCATCGGCTGACGCGACTTTTGCAGGATAACGAATTTGTCCTAGGCGATCGAATCCAAAGCTCACACTATTGGTTTCACCTAAGTTTCCGTTGTGTTTGTTAAAGGCGGATCTGACTTCGGAGGCTGTTCGGTTGCGGTTATCAGTGAGACCGTCGACGATGATCGCAACACCGCCAGGCCCGTATCCTTCATAGCGAATTTCCTCAAAGATCGTATCATCATCTCCGACGGCACCACGCTTGATGGCGCGTTCCATGGTGTCTTTGGGCATATTGGAGCTGCGCGCTGTTCCAATAGCCGTTCGAAGGCGTGGGTTCGCGTCTGGATCAAGGCCTCCCTCTTTTGCAGCGACTGTTAGCTCTCGAATGATCTTTGTAAATAGCTTGGCTCGTTTGGCATCCTGAGCGCCTTTTCGATGCATGATGTTCTTAAATTGGGAATGCCCGGCCATGATATATTTTTACCCTTCGTCATTTATCACCAAAATACACGATGAATTTCTAGCATCCTTTTGGGAGGAATTGAAGGGGGGATGTAAATTCTCCCTGGCTAAGAGGAATAAACTATGATAGAAATTCATCAACAATAAGAAAAGAACCATTTACAGTTAGAAGGTACAATTTATGACACACTCGACTAACGATATGAAGCCGTGGCTGATGCTTTTGGTCGTTTCCCTTTTTGTTATAATCCTCTGTATGGATTTTACGGCTGTGAACTTGGCATTGATTGCCATTTCCGAAGATGCACAGACTGATTTGGATACCATTCAATGGTTGTTGAGTGGGTATATTCTGATGCTAAGTGCGTTCGTACTGCCAGGAGGGCGCCTTTCGGACATTTATGGCAAGCGATGTATTTTCCTTTGGGGCGCAATTATATTCAGTGTTTCTTCCCTTATTATAGGCGCCACCAACCATATTGGTGTGATCATTTTTGGCCGGTTTTTACAGGGCATTGGTTCAGCTCTCATCATTCCCAACTTATATGCTCTTACTTTTATTTCTTTTCCCAGAGAAAAGCAGGGGATGGCTATTGGAATCGTTAGTGGAGCTGCTGGCTTGGGGCTTGCGTTGGGGCCAAGCATAGGTGCGTTCATGGTGCGTTCATTATGGAGATTGCCAATTGGCGTTGGATATTTTTCATCAATATCCCCCTATCGGCAATGGTGTCGTGGGTGATTTTTGCTCTCACAAATAAGGATCCTAAGCGAGATAAAAGTAAAAAAATGGACTTAGAAGGAACAGCATATTTGGTTGTCAGCTTAGTGAGCCTAATGTTTGGGCTCAACAAATCATCTGAATGGGGAGCCACTTCTTTGACGTTTTGGAGCGTTATGGCTTTAAGCGCTGTTTCGTTTTTACTTCTTATACGGGTACAGAGAAAAAAGTCGTCTCCTCTTATTCCAATGGATCTTTTGGCCAACAAAGCCTTTTCGACGTGTTCTGCGGCCTATGTAGCCTTTTCCTACTCTTTTTCGTCGGCGCTTTTTTTATTAGGACTCTATATGCAAAGTATCCTGGAATATTCGGCCATGTACGCAGGAACTGTCTTTATAGCCATGACATTGACAATGGGAGTGCTTTCACCCTTTGGGGGGACGCTGACAGACAAAATTGGAGGGCGGGCTCCTATAGGCTGGGGGATGGCTGTGATTGCCGTTGCTTCTGTCCTGTTCTCGACTTTTTCTCCAAGTACTTCTGTTTATCAGTTGGTCGGCGTTTTGGTTTTTCTTGGCCTGGGGTTCGGAGTTGTTAACTCGGCCTTGAATACCGTGATGCTAAAGTCAGTTAAAGAAGACGAAGTCAGCACTGGCTCTGGGACATTTACAATGATAGGAACCTTTGCAAATTCCCTCGGCGTTGTGATAAGTACGGAGTTATTGTTGAGTTGGGGTAAAAAGGATGTATTTTCAGCCATTCAATCCAGTGGCCTTTCTCTTTCATGGGATCAGCTGAAAATTGTTGAATCGGTCATGTCTAGCACCCACTATGACATCAAAAAATTATCAGAGTTTTCACCAGAGATATTTACACAACTTATGACGCATATAAATGCGTCATTTGTCAGTGCCATGGGCAGTACAATGCTGGTTTGTGCTTTTCTGTCATCCATCGGGACTCTGATTGTCTTTAAGGGGCTAAAAAAACAGAAAAATTCAAACAAATTACATGCACAGAAGGCGAATTCTCTCTAGAAGTTTCATAGGTGTTATGATAATTGTTTCAATAATTAAATAATTTAATACGGGCAAGGCGATAAATGACAGAATCTATTACGGAAGGAATTCCCCCAAGGAGTTGGATAATTTTGGGAGTGGTTGCGTTTTTGGTAGTCATTTTAAACTTTGACTTCACCTCCGTTAATCTTGCGCTCGTTACTATTTCGCAAGCGACTCACTCTGATTTAGACACGATTCAGTGGATGCTAAGTGGCTATGTTCTTATGTTGAGCGCCTTTGTCATACCAGCGGGCCGTCTATCGGATATCTATGGAAAAAGAAACGTTTTTTTCTGGGGAGCTTTCTTTTTTGCAGGATCTTCTTTTTTGATTGGTGTGACTGATAATATTTGGATCGCTATTCTGGGCCGGTTTTTTCAGGGACTGGGGGCTGCTTTGTTTGTCCCCACTATTTATGCCATGGTTTTTATGGCTTTTCCCA containing:
- the ruvC gene encoding crossover junction endodeoxyribonuclease RuvC, which encodes MRILGLDPGLRITGWGIIQCDGNRLRPVSHGTVSPPPTLSMAERLSFLHEGLTKVIHDYDPDEAAVEETFVNKNPVSTLKLGQARGVVLLVPAQANLPVAEYAPNQIKKAVVGSGHASKEQISQMIKHILPLDEKVRYDAADAFAVAICHYHMRETRAKWGT
- a CDS encoding YebC/PmpR family DNA-binding transcriptional regulator encodes the protein MAGHSQFKNIMHRKGAQDAKRAKLFTKIIRELTVAAKEGGLDPDANPRLRTAIGTARSSNMPKDTMERAIKRGAVGDDDTIFEEIRYEGYGPGGVAIIVDGLTDNRNRTASEVRSAFNKHNGNLGETNSVSFGFDRLGQIRYPAKVASADEMFETAIEAGAEDVNSTDDSHEIMCPKESFAKTRDFLAQKFGDPESAALSWVPQNTIKVDADTARTLLKLIDALEDNDDIQTVSANYEMSDDVLKELTS
- a CDS encoding MFS transporter gives rise to the protein MTHSTNDMKPWLMLLVVSLFVIILCMDFTAVNLALIAISEDAQTDLDTIQWLLSGYILMLSAFVLPGGRLSDIYGKRCIFLWGAIIFSVSSLIIGATNHIGVIIFGRFLQGIGSALIIPNLYALTFISFPREKQGMAIGIVSGAAGLGLALGPSIGAFMVRSLWRLPIGVGYFSSISPYRQWCRG
- a CDS encoding MFS transporter — its product is MEIANWRWIFFINIPLSAMVSWVIFALTNKDPKRDKSKKMDLEGTAYLVVSLVSLMFGLNKSSEWGATSLTFWSVMALSAVSFLLLIRVQRKKSSPLIPMDLLANKAFSTCSAAYVAFSYSFSSALFLLGLYMQSILEYSAMYAGTVFIAMTLTMGVLSPFGGTLTDKIGGRAPIGWGMAVIAVASVLFSTFSPSTSVYQLVGVLVFLGLGFGVVNSALNTVMLKSVKEDEVSTGSGTFTMIGTFANSLGVVISTELLLSWGKKDVFSAIQSSGLSLSWDQLKIVESVMSSTHYDIKKLSEFSPEIFTQLMTHINASFVSAMGSTMLVCAFLSSIGTLIVFKGLKKQKNSNKLHAQKANSL